The bacterium nucleotide sequence AGATGTGTATAAGAGACAGGAATATGCACTCAATATTGTTGAAGCGAGAATCCCTTTCAACTCATGCGCTACAAACCCGATTAAATCAAGATAACTTTTATTCAACTCACTGAGTTTTTCATTAGCCGTTTTTAGATTCTGTTCTCGTTCAGCAAGTTTTTCCGTCATTTCATTAAAATCGCGGGCAACACTATTCAATTCTTTGACCGACCCGTTCGTTTGCACCCGGATTGATAAATCGCCATTAGCTATCCGTTTCGTCGCAATTGACATATCGGTTAACTGTTGAGAAATAGAACTCGCTAAAAGATGCGATAGTATTTCTGCAATCACTGCCGCACAAATTATTATTATGAGAAATATGATAAAAACATTGCGAATAATATCTCGAAATATTTGTTCTAACAATCCTACATATAAGATGCCGATAATGTTGCCGTTGATATCGCGAATCGGTTCATAAGCAGTTAAATACCAATCGGTAACGACAAAAGCTCGATCCAACCACATTTCACCTTTTTCAATTACCTGTTCGTAAACCGTATGCGAAACTCGTGTCCCTATTGCTCGGTTACCTTGACTATCAAGAACATTCGTAGCAATTCGGACATCATTCTGGAATATGGTTACCGTTCCAATCGGTTTTCCTTTATAGTGTGTTTTTTCAAACACTGCGTCGTGAATGCGGTCAATTAATGCAAAATCGCGATTGATGATTTTTCCACCATAAATAACTTTGCTCATTCTACCGGATTTGTCGAATAGGGGAGAAGCATACTCTATTGCCATAGCTTGATTCAATAACTTAATGTGACTCGGTTTAGCTTTTGGTGTTTCACGAATTTCTATTAAAGTTCGTTGGTATATATCTTCCCCAAGAGATAGCAACTCTTCGGTTCCGATGATACGAGTTCCACCAATTCCCTTTCCTAAAAAAGCGCGCTGCGCAATTTCACTTTTTACGGTATCCTTTTTTTCTCGCGGAACGAGATAAAGATAATCGATACCAATTTTCTTTCGTGCTTCTTCTAAATCTATAGTTTCATTATCGGACAATAAACTGAACGCATACTTAATTTTGTCTTGTTCTGCTGTATACACAATTCGCGCTGCACGTAAATCCAGATATACCTGACGTTGTGCTCGTGCAATTATATTATTTTTAATAACAAAATATGCAAGGATCAGAAAGGAGATTCCCAGGATTAAAATGACACTATGAATCGCAATAATTATTTTTCGTTTTAGTGTTGTAGGTTTCATTTATTGATTATACATTAACGCTAAATCCCGGTTTTGGTTTTTCTCCTGCTCGATTTTGCTCATTTCATTTCTATATGCAGTTACCGCTGCAGGAAAAGGAGCAAGAACCCGGTCGAGAACGCCCTGCACAAAAGCAATGCAGATGCCATAGTTGGTTATAGGTATTCTGGCTTCATTCGCCTGATGTATCCGAAAAAGCATCTCTTTTCGGGTTATCATACATGCTCCGCAATGGATAATTAATTTATATTTGCTTAAATCCGACGGAAAATCTCTTCCGGAACAAACCGTTATCTGTAACTCTCCACCGACATATTGGTTCAACCATCGTGGGAGTTTAACCCGCCCGATATCATCTTCGATTGCATGATGACTACACGCTTCTGCTATGAGAATGTTATCTCCAGGCTGTAATTGAGCAACAGCGCAAACTCCTTTTGCCAATTCAATTAAATCCCCTTTATACCGTGAGAATAAAATCGAAAATGTTGTACATCTAACATTATTCGGTGTCTCGGTTACCATTTTTAATACGACTTGTGAATCGCAAATCACAATATCCGGAACCAAGGCTACTCTTTCCAGAATTTGCTGGTATTCGCTTTCTTTAACTACAATTGCAGCTCCATGACTATCTAAAACGGCACGGATAGTTTGCACTTGCGGAAGGATAATTCTTCCTTTCGGCGCTTCTTTATCAATCGGTATAATTAACACTGCTACCCCTTGCGGCGGAACAACATCTTCGACTAAAGCTGTTGGGCTTAAATAGTCTTCCGGACAAAGTTGAATCAAGTGTTTTTTAAATGCATTAACATTGTGTTCTCGTTGTGTTGCATCTATGCTAGAACAACAGATTACATGAGGTGTAATGGCTTGCATTTTAGCTAAAAACGATTCGGAACAAGCGTTGATATCGATTTTGTTTATAACGATAATTAAAGGAACATTCTGATGGTTAGCTTCACGAACAATACTCTCTTCAAATTCAGTCCATATTTCCGGTTCAATGATAAGTGCAATAATATCTGACCGAGCAAAGATTGTATTCGTTTTTCTGATTCGCAACTGCCCTAACGGTGAAACATCATCCAATCCAGCTGTATCTAGCAAAACGATAGGACCAATCGGAAGTAGTTCCATGGTTTTTTCCACTACATCAGTCGTCGTTCCTGGTACCGGAGAAGTGATCGCTACCTCCTGTCCCGCAATCATATTGAGAAAACTAGACTTTCCAACATTAGTTCTCCCAAAAATTCCTATATGTAAACGTAATGATTTTGGCGTGGTTCGCATAAAGAGACCTTGTTCAATATCGATGTGTAGATGGTTTGCTTAATGCGTTAACAAAATAAATCACATTTTCTAATTCAACTTCAAGATTAACGTTATTAATGACACAGTCTTCAGGAGCGCGCAGTCGTATCGGGGCAAAGTTAAGGATTCCTTTAATTCCGGCATTCAATAGCAAATCTACGGTTTGCTGCGCTGCAATATCCGGAACAGCAATAATAGCAATTTTAATGTTATGCTTGTGAACACAATCTTTTAATTCGTCCAAGGGCAACACAGGAACTTCTGCGTTACGATTATATTTCGCTGGATCTATATCAAATGCTGCGACAATTTTTATGCCTTCTTTTTCAAATCCTTTATATTTCATTAATGCGGTCCCGATATGTCCCGCACCGATAATGACTACTTTTTGAATTTCATCTTTCCCAAGAATGGTGTTAAGTTTAGTAATTAATTCATCAATAATATACCCGCCGCGTTTGTTGCCGGAAATACCAAATAACGAAAAATCTTTTCGCACCTGCGATGGTTTAACGCCTACCGCATCTGCAAGATTATCGGAAAAAACCTTAACGAATCCGAGCAATTTTAACCGATATAACGCATTTTTATATCGGGATAACCGAATAATCGCATTTTTATTTATCGACATATTAGGCATAATATATTGTTCCTTTATTTCACATTATTGTAATCTATTATAGCAAATAAACTCCTTTTTGTCAATAAATATTGTGAATAATATCACTAAATAGAATTCGTATAAAAGAATTAATGGTTATACATATTGAATTTATAGCCATAAAGAAATATAATGAATTATTAAAAATAGTAATTCCCAATATTTCGTATGCGCTTGCGTATTTTTATGACTATCCTATTATTACCTAGCCTTTACTATTTTTATTCATTTTCATCGGGACAGAAATCCGGAAAGATATTATTATATAATCGGTATGCGGATATAGCACTCGATGCACTTTTCAATAATTTTTGGAATAAATCAGAACAGTATTTTAATGCTCACTATCCTGATACAGGTAAACTTTCTGGATATTGGACCTTTGCGCAAGCATTCGATGCGGTTCTCGATGGCATCGAACGAACGAAAAGTAAACGAGACGATAAATGGATTAATACACTCTACCTTGCACAGGATAAACGCGGGTGGTTCGTTGAATATTTTGATGATGAAAATTGGATGGTGTTAGTTCTGATTCGCGCGTATGATGTAACCGGAGATAAAAAATATCTAAAGCAAGCGCAAAAGATTTATTCTGATATCATCACAAATGGTTGGGATACGACGTGTATGCATGGCGGAATCTGGTGGGATAGAAAACATACCCAGAAAGCTACTGCGATTAATGCTGGAGCAGTTATATCTGGGAGCCGACTTTATCAGAGAACGAATGAAGTACAATATCTTGATTTTGCTAAACAGGTCTATGCATATTGGTTTACCACAATGGTCAATCCCACAACATTTCAGGTTTGCGATCATTTCGAACCTAATGGGAAAAAGTTCTGGTGGAAGTTTACCTACAACGAAGGATTAATGCTTGGAGCTAGTTTAGAATTATATTCTGTTACCGGAGATAACTCTTATTTTCACCAATCTCATTCTTTTGCAAAATTTATTCTTGACCAAGAAACTATTGAAACAAAATATGGTAAAGTATTATTCGATGGAACGAATGAAGATTGTACTGGCGATGCCCAGCAGTTTAAAGGAATCGCATATCGCTATTTTGCGCTTTTATATCAACAAGATACCAGCAATCACGAATATTTTAAATTTCTTAAATCCAATGCGGACGCAATCTGGCATTTATCCCGTAACCGGAAAACGCATTTATTCGCAGTCAACTGGGCGGGACCTCCGATGAACCAATCTTCACTTGCGCAACATAGTTCCGCTACAATGACCCTAAATATTTTTGCTAAATTACTTCAAAAACAATTAGAGAAATCTCTTCTCACCAGCGAAAATATTTTCAAACCGATTGATTTGCGATTAGCAGAATAACTTCTCTTGTCGATACTAAGCTACTCTTAATCTACTATATTTCCACCTTGTATATTGTCACCTTACATGAAGGGGTTTAATGCCGTAGAGGAACCAGTGTGCCTTCGACCCACACTGGTTTTACTCCGCACTTAATCCTTTTCTGAAAGTATTATGCGGTAAGCTATCAACGGAAAGAATAATGGTAATCAACAGAATTATTTATCCATCTTTATTGTATTCTATTAACGATTGTATCAAGATTAAACGTTCTAATTGGGTAGAGATTCCAAGTTTCAGTATGTTCAATCGTTTGGTTCGGATTAACCGTGGTTAATGCTCCGAGCGTTTCAATTTCGAGCAT carries:
- a CDS encoding redox-sensing transcriptional repressor Rex, with amino-acid sequence MSINKNAIIRLSRYKNALYRLKLLGFVKVFSDNLADAVGVKPSQVRKDFSLFGISGNKRGGYIIDELITKLNTILGKDEIQKVVIIGAGHIGTALMKYKGFEKEGIKIVAAFDIDPAKYNRNAEVPVLPLDELKDCVHKHNIKIAIIAVPDIAAQQTVDLLLNAGIKGILNFAPIRLRAPEDCVINNVNLEVELENVIYFVNALSKPSTHRY
- the hydF gene encoding [FeFe] hydrogenase H-cluster maturation GTPase HydF; translated protein: MRTTPKSLRLHIGIFGRTNVGKSSFLNMIAGQEVAITSPVPGTTTDVVEKTMELLPIGPIVLLDTAGLDDVSPLGQLRIRKTNTIFARSDIIALIIEPEIWTEFEESIVREANHQNVPLIIVINKIDINACSESFLAKMQAITPHVICCSSIDATQREHNVNAFKKHLIQLCPEDYLSPTALVEDVVPPQGVAVLIIPIDKEAPKGRIILPQVQTIRAVLDSHGAAIVVKESEYQQILERVALVPDIVICDSQVVLKMVTETPNNVRCTTFSILFSRYKGDLIELAKGVCAVAQLQPGDNILIAEACSHHAIEDDIGRVKLPRWLNQYVGGELQITVCSGRDFPSDLSKYKLIIHCGACMITRKEMLFRIHQANEARIPITNYGICIAFVQGVLDRVLAPFPAAVTAYRNEMSKIEQEKNQNRDLALMYNQ
- a CDS encoding cache domain-containing protein, with product MKPTTLKRKIIIAIHSVILILGISFLILAYFVIKNNIIARAQRQVYLDLRAARIVYTAEQDKIKYAFSLLSDNETIDLEEARKKIGIDYLYLVPREKKDTVKSEIAQRAFLGKGIGGTRIIGTEELLSLGEDIYQRTLIEIRETPKAKPSHIKLLNQAMAIEYASPLFDKSGRMSKVIYGGKIINRDFALIDRIHDAVFEKTHYKGKPIGTVTIFQNDVRIATNVLDSQGNRAIGTRVSHTVYEQVIEKGEMWLDRAFVVTDWYLTAYEPIRDINGNIIGILYVGLLEQIFRDIIRNVFIIFLIIIICAAVIAEILSHLLASSISQQLTDMSIATKRIANGDLSIRVQTNGSVKELNSVARDFNEMTEKLAEREQNLKTANEKLSELNKSYLDLIGFVAHELKGILASTILSAYSCLLYTS
- a CDS encoding glycoside hydrolase family 76 protein yields the protein MRLRIFMTILLLPSLYYFYSFSSGQKSGKILLYNRYADIALDALFNNFWNKSEQYFNAHYPDTGKLSGYWTFAQAFDAVLDGIERTKSKRDDKWINTLYLAQDKRGWFVEYFDDENWMVLVLIRAYDVTGDKKYLKQAQKIYSDIITNGWDTTCMHGGIWWDRKHTQKATAINAGAVISGSRLYQRTNEVQYLDFAKQVYAYWFTTMVNPTTFQVCDHFEPNGKKFWWKFTYNEGLMLGASLELYSVTGDNSYFHQSHSFAKFILDQETIETKYGKVLFDGTNEDCTGDAQQFKGIAYRYFALLYQQDTSNHEYFKFLKSNADAIWHLSRNRKTHLFAVNWAGPPMNQSSLAQHSSATMTLNIFAKLLQKQLEKSLLTSENIFKPIDLRLAE